One part of the Effusibacillus pohliae DSM 22757 genome encodes these proteins:
- a CDS encoding ATP-binding protein — translation SFTNWGTLFGDQVLASALLDRLLHHATTINIRGNSYRMKDKLRAGVTHALKEEVTA, via the coding sequence CAGCTTCACCAACTGGGGGACACTGTTCGGTGACCAGGTGCTGGCCTCTGCCTTGCTCGACCGGCTCCTACACCACGCCACCACCATCAACATCCGCGGCAACAGCTACCGGATGAAGGACAAGCTGCGCGCCGGGGTGACACATGCACTGAAGGAGGAGGTGACCGCGTAG